Genomic window (Myxococcales bacterium):
TCTTGTTCGGTCTCGAAGCGGCCCCCGTAGCGTTTCCCGTCGAACGAGGCCAATTGCACGATTTCGAGCGTATCATCGGCAGGGATCCAACGTGGCTTTAGGGCCTACACGCATCGTGCGTTTGTCCCGGAGTTGGCGCTGCGCAAATGTCAGGGGAGGTCGGCAAAGTCGAGGACTAACGCATTGGGCCAACTGGAATCGCGAGCGAGTCCACAGCCCTGAACAACCGGTGTGGCATGACCCAGCCTGAAGCAAGCGTCCGCATCGTGGCTGGCGGGGCGTGAGATTGTCTGAAGGGTGGGTCGGTCGTCATATGGTTGCCTAGGAAACTATGGCGTGCTATCCGTTGCTCTGCGGTTTACTGGCTCAGAGCCAGTCCGCCACCACACGCGAAGCGAGGATCCGGCACATGAACGAGCAACTGACCGCAACCGCCAAGGGATGCCTGGAGGCCGCGTACGCAGGCACCATGGACTTCCCTTCCATCGTCCGCGCGCTGATCGAAGCGGGGTTCGAGGGCTATGACGTCGACTACCGGCGCAGCACGTCCACGTACTTCCTGGCCACCGGCGAGAGCGTGCAGCTTCCTCTGCCAAAATCACACGCGAAAGTGGCGCCCGAATTCCGCGGCCGCGACGTCGAAAGCGCCGTGCGCGAGGCGCAGAACAAGGCTCCCGGCTACACGTACGCCGGCTTCTGCGCAAAGGTGA
Coding sequences:
- a CDS encoding DUF1398 family protein, with the translated sequence MNEQLTATAKGCLEAAYAGTMDFPSIVRALIEAGFEGYDVDYRRSTSTYFLATGESVQLPLPKSHAKVAPEFRGRDVESAVREAQNKAPGYTYAGFCAKVKAAGCAGYMVSFLGKRVVYFGRTAETHVEHFPQ